The Peromyscus leucopus breed LL Stock chromosome 10, UCI_PerLeu_2.1, whole genome shotgun sequence genome segment aggacagaTAGATGGCTAGATAGATGATGCATGAATGAAAGGAAGGATAAAGTCATTCTAAAGAGAAAATCTAGGTAGGCCCCTTTGAGGGAGAACTAAAGAAACTCTATATGGCTAAGCTTCAGTACATACACATAGTTTAATCCTTAATGCATAATGatttatcctttgcttttcctCCTGAGTATATAGTCTCCTGGTATATGGGAAAATTCTCcatataaaaaaaggaagaagtcatatatatatttaaaatttatttatttactatgtatacagtgttctgcctgcatgccagaagaggacaccagatctcattataatggttgtgagccatcttgtggttgctgagaattgaactcaggacctctggaagagcagtcagtgctcttaacctctgagccatctttccagcctccataTACATTATTGCTACATTTACTCTATGACTAGGTGATCTGCAGTTCAGGATATTAACTATGTattacaaggaaaaaaattaagcactAAGATTGTAAAGAGTTCCTCATATTTATAATTTGCATTTCAGTATTTATGAGCTGTTCTCAATAAGTTTTCAAGAGGGTGAGACCTCAAGCAACCTATGCCAAACCTTTATTTCAATGACTGGGCAGCCTAAGCCAGGAAGACTTACACCTTCTCCAGATTCACTACCCAGTCCACAGCTGAAGTGTGTTCTGTCTCAGGCATGGCCAGTCACTGTTGACTGTGTTGCCTGCTAAGTTGGAGTAGACTTATATCCAATATCTCTGTATTCCAAATAGAGCccttgaagccagaagaggagtgACTAACCCAGAATCTTATAAGCACCATGATTTGAGTTTGTAACAAAGTCCTATGGTTACAATTGTCAGTGAAACATAAATGGTTTCATTATTGTATTGGAGATCAGTGATGATGGCAGAAAAGGTTAAGCTACTATTGAAGCTCAAACCCAGATTTCAGACTTTGTGGTCTTTGATTCGTGAATGACAAAAGAAGTTTCTACTCCCTTCTACCCCAAAGAAGCAAGCACTGATGAAGCTCAGACTGTTAGGACTTTGTTTCAGGAGACacctatcatgtgggttctgctTGGACCAGTAGAGTTTCAACTTAACAGGACCATCTGCGTTAAGGGGACATCACTGTTGTTGATAAAAATGCTGATCTTGTCTCACCGACAGCGGTGACATTCACTGACAATAACCTCCATGTGTCATAAACTGCTGCACAGCCATTTCATAAGGATTAAAGCACTGTGCTTGACATTTTGAGGGTAAAGCTTTAATTCTCCTAAACTTTACATTACCAAGATATTTCCTTGTTAATCTTGCCAATTAACAGGAAAAAAGAATCACGTTATCACATGCATGCACTGAAGTATCTACAGCACTCCAATAATTGATAGCAAAGCACCAGCAAGATAAAGGGCTTAGCTGAGTAAGAGTCCCTGAGAAGAAAACCATGGTTACAAGTGAAACCAggcattaaaaatacatttcctgaatgacaaaaatatatatataaaactgaagACCAACAATTTGGATACTTTGTATGGAAATACTATTATCCAAGTACTATTTATGACATGGATTTggtcacaaaataaaaaccttttgTTACACTAATTATTGctgttttataaaagaaaaagtcaatttTGCTGATGGCTTTCAattaagatcatttttttttctctagcctCTACTTAACCTGCAGATGTAAAGATTTGGACATGCAGAAAATAATCCTATACAGTGGCTTAAAATTCTTTCACATCCATTGTTTTTTCTATATGTAAGGGGCCCCAGAGAGGTTAGGAGTTATGTCTAAAGTGATACATTCAGTGACAGAGCCAGCTGCAGGGTAAGAGGAATTTAGATGGAGGGGAGAAAGACACCATAAGGTTGGGAAGGCTTAGGATCCTTCTAATCCTAATGCATAATCGAGTCCCTTTGCCTCCTCAGGACTTAGCTTTCTCCTCCAAAAGCAGAACTGCAGAATGGTGAAAGCAGCCATCACTTTTCAGTTACAGTAGCATATGACACCCCAATGTTCCAGGTTCACTCAAAGTTTACAGGGTCAACCAAACCCATTCCCCTCAAGGATGGGGTGCCCAGGCTCCAGAGTTGGGCAGGTATGTGCTCAGATCGCAGCTCCATCACTTAGTAGCTCTGTTCTCTtgattcagtttctttctctgcaATGAAGTTAACAATTCTCAGTTTTTAAAGTTGTTGTGAGATTTAAATATGATAATGTGtgcaaatgaaacatttaaattgGTCCTTGTATATAGGAAATAGTTGATAAATAGCAAATTTGATCctgattaattattttattattaacacTAACAGGGATAGAGTAAGACAAAGACTAAGCTAGTCTCCAGAGCATCGTCTGGTTCTGTCTCCCCTCGGGACTCACTGTAGGAAAAATACTAGCATGCTCTCTGATATCTTTCTGCAGTGACAAGTATCTGGATATGATTAATATGCACCAGGTGATATATGTCTTCAAAATAATAGTTTATTAGTCTAATTAGTCTAGGTCTAATTGAAGTCTCAAATACTGGAGAAAACCTATGTGaagtttttctattttcatttttagtataTCAATGATTTCCAAATGCCTTTTAGTTAGCAGGAAGTTGTTGATAGTTTATTAACAAGATATGATTGGAGTGTGTTAGCAGTGTGTAGGGATGTTGTGTGTGACTCTCTAGAAGAACTATTAATTTAGCTATGAATTGTTTTTGAAGGTCTAAAAGGTAAGACTGGACCCCTGGGCCTCGCTGGTGAAAAAGGAGACCAAGGAGAGACTGGGAAGAAAGGACCCATGGGAccagagggggagaaaggagaagtTGGTCCAGCTGGGCCTCCTGGGCCAAAGGGAGACCGAGGAGATCAAGGGGACCCAGGGCTGCCTGGAGTATGCAGATGTGGGAGCATCGTGCTCAAATCTGCCTTTTCAGTTGGCATCACAACCAGCTACCCAGAAGAAAGGCTACCCATTGTATTTAACAAGGTCCTCTTCAATGAGGGGGAACACTACAACCCGACCACAGGGAAGTTCATCTGTGCTTTCCCAGGGATCTATTACTTTTCTTATGATATCACATTGGCCAATAAGCACCTAGCAATTGGGCTGGTGCACAATGGGCAGTACCGAATAAGGACCTTTGATGCCAACACAGGGAACCATGATGTGGCTTCAGGGTCCACAGTCATCTACCTGCAGCCAGAAGATGAGGTCTGGCTGGAGATCTTCTTCAATGACCAGAATGGCCTCTTCTCAGACCCAGGCTGGGCAGACAGCTTGTTCTCTGGATTTCTCCTCTACGTTGACACAGATTACCTGGATTCTTTATCAGAAGACGATGAGCTGTGACCTGGACTGCAGACATGAATGTTACATCATGAACACCATGAAGGCTTACACTTTGATTCAATCTGGGGAGCTAGAAGGTGGAGCAAGTGAGAAGAGGATTCAAAAACTCCTTTTACAGACAGCTCTGGCAGAATTTATCAAAATAAGGCAAACCACCGACCAGTTGAAATCACAACAAAACTAATGGTATAGAATAGACCCAAACACGAAACCCTTGAAAGTAATgatgataaatatttaagaaaattaaagataattttaacaAATTTGAATGTCCTTAAAGATACAACCAGCGGGTAGTGACCCTGACTCATTAAACATTCATAAAACTccagttttgtttgttatttaggATAATCATAACATTACAGACAAATTCTTTGACAATTCTCAAGAGtcaaagaaaagcaagagataCTAAGAATTTTCTAACAAATTAAAATGGAGTGAtaaattatttattcctttatgcTTTTATATGTACACTCCACaactctgtgtatgtatgtgcgcatgtgcacatgtgtgtgtgtgtgtgtgtgtgtgtgtgtgtgtgtgtaagccagaagaCAACATCAGCTGTCACTCCTCAGGTGCCGTCCATCTTGTTCTTTGAGTCAGAGAgttcactgaacccggagctcacttCTCGGGGTCGCCTGGCTGACTAGTGAGCCCCAGAGACTCCCTGTTCTCATCTCTCCCACACAAGGactacaagcacatgccaccatgcctggcttgtttatACACGGgttctgggggatcaaactcaggtccttgggatTATGAAGCACACACTTTACTGACTATGCTATCAACTCGGCGCTTAGCAGCTCTTTATTGAGACTGTGTGGGGTAGACACTGAGTGCAGGGCAAACCCTGAGTGCTGATCAGTCCCAAAGGTGGCAAAAAACAGTCGTAGCCTTATTTCAGGCAGACTAGTGTGTGGTGAGCACTCTGCCCCAGTTGTATGTTATGAGCACCATGCCAACCAGATTGATTCAATGCCAGGGACACACAGGACCCATGATTTATGGGTTTGGAAGCCAAAGACgtcacacaca includes the following:
- the C1qtnf7 gene encoding complement C1q tumor necrosis factor-related protein 7 isoform X1 — translated: MIVLLYVTSLAICASGQPRGNQAKGESYSPRYICSIPGLPGPPGPPGANGSPGPHGRIGLPGRDGRDGRKGEKGEKGTAGLKGKTGPLGLAGEKGDQGETGKKGPMGPEGEKGEVGPAGPPGPKGDRGDQGDPGLPGVCRCGSIVLKSAFSVGITTSYPEERLPIVFNKVLFNEGEHYNPTTGKFICAFPGIYYFSYDITLANKHLAIGLVHNGQYRIRTFDANTGNHDVASGSTVIYLQPEDEVWLEIFFNDQNGLFSDPGWADSLFSGFLLYVDTDYLDSLSEDDEL
- the C1qtnf7 gene encoding complement C1q tumor necrosis factor-related protein 7 isoform X2; amino-acid sequence: MPRKEPKMIVLLYVTSLAICASGQPRGNQAKGESYSPRYICSIPGLPGPPGPPGANGSPGPHGRIGLPGRDGRDGRKGEKGEKGTAGLKGKTGPLGLAGEKGDQGETGKKGPMGPEGEKGEVGPAGPPGPKGDRGDQGDPGLPGVCRCGSIVLKSAFSVGITTSYPEERLPIVFNKVLFNEGEHYNPTTGKFICAFPGIYYFSYDITLANKHLAIGLVHNGQYRIRTFDANTGNHDVASGSTVIYLQPEDEVWLEIFFNDQNGLFSDPGWADSLFSGFLLYVDTDYLDSLSEDDEL